The nucleotide sequence CCTTCATCACGCAGGATGTTCTCATCTTCAAAACAGCGGATCACGTGGATGATGGCATCCACTTCGCGGATATTGGCCAGGAATTTGTTGCCCAGTCCTTCTCCCTTACTGGCACCACGCACCAGGCCGGCAATGTCCACGATCTCGATCTGTGTGGGTACCACGCGTTCGGGCTGTACAAGTGTGGTAAGAACGGTAAGCCGCTCATCGGGTACATTTACCAGTCCCACGTTGGGTTCTATGGTACAAAAACGGTAGTTGCTTGCCTGCGCTTTTGCGCTGTTGCTTACTGCGTTGAATAAGGTCGATTTTCCTACATTGGGTAATCCTACGATGCCTGCCTGTAATGCCATTATGTGATAAATTACAAATACTAAATTCTAAATCTCAAATCTCAAATCTCAAATCTCAAATCTCAAATCTCAAATCTCAAATCTCAAATCTCAAATCTCAAATCTCAAATCTCAAATCTCAAATCTCAAATCTCAAATCCTGATTTTCCGGCCGCAAAGGTACAAATTATCCAGCGCAATTCTCAAATAAAGCCTAACTTCCCGCTTTGGACATAAATTCTTGATTTCACTATGGCATTGAGCAGGATCTGGTCGGCATTTATCATTGTAGCCATTCTGGTGGCAGCGTTCAAATGCTTTTTTCTGGGAGAAACACAGCTTTTCAGCTATATGATCAGCGGCAAGGCCAGCGACCCGGCCAATCCTTTAAAACTGGACGGAGTTATCGAGACCTGCTGGGTAGCCGTAGAGATCTGTCTGAAGCTCATCGGGGTGCTTTGCCTTTTCATGGGTTTTATGAGTATTGCAGAGAAAGCAGGAGGCATCCGCTTTTTATCGAAGATCATTGGCCCCTTTTTTTCTAAAATATTTCCGGATGTGCCAAAGGATCACCCGGCTATGGGACATATGGTGATGAATTTCTCCGCCAATTTTCTTGGGCTGGACAATGCCGCAACACCCTTCGGACTAAAGGCGATGGAAAGCCTTCAGGAGCTCAATCCCAATAAGGATGTAGCTTCCAATGCGCAGATCATGTTCCTTTGCCTGCATGCGGCAGGGTTTAACCTGATCCCCGTAAGTGTGATCGCCATCCGGGCCGCTCAGAATGCATCCGATCCTACGGATGTATTCATCCCCTGTATGATCGTCACTTTTGTGGGCACACTGGTGGCGCTCATTATCGTATCGCTCCGGCAAAAGGTCAACCTGTTCCAGCCGGTCATCCTGGTATGGCTGCTGGGGATCTCCGCTGTGGTGGTGGCGCTTGTACTCTATGTATCCTCGCTGAATGCCACTTCCATTCAATCCTTTTCGGGTATGCTGAGCAGCGGACTGATACTGCTGGTATTTATCCTGATCATCCTAGGGGGCGTTTATAAAAAGATCGATGTGTTCAGTGCCTTTATCGATGGCGCCAGGGGCGGATTTGATACGGCGATCAGGATCATCCCCTATATACTGGGGGTGCTGGTGGCCGTAAGCATGCTGCGTACCAGCGGTACTTTTGATATGGTGATCAACGGGATCAAGTATGTGTTTCATGCGATGGGTGCGGATACCCGGTTTGTGGATGCCCTGCCCACGGCGCTGATCCGGCCGCTCAGCGGTGGTGCTGCGCGGGGAATGATGGTGAGCACCATGACAACCTTTGGTCCGGATTCCTTTGCCAGCAAGCTTTCCGGGGTTTTCCAGGGTGCGGCGGATACCACTTTTTATGTGGTGGCCGTTTATTTTGGCGCAGTAGGTATTAAAAATACCCGGTATTCCATCGGTACCATGCTGCTGGCGGATCTGGCCGGTGTACTGACGGCGATCGGTATCAGTTATTTATTCTTTACTTAAACTTCCCGTTTATAAACTTGTTAATAGGTGGTGGACGCTCCAGCCCGCTATACGATCAATACAACCTCCTTTGATTATTACTGGAAAAAAGGTGCCGGCGTGGCATTATTGCAACAGCTTGGCCGCACGCCGGAACTCAGCAATGCCGATCGTTTCCGGCACTACCTGTTTGAATGGGACCGGGAAGGAGATGCGGTAATAGAGCAGCTATACAATAAGATCGGATTTATAAAGGCGCACAAAGCATTGGAGGACTATACCGGTAACCGGCCGGTTGCTGATGAAG is from Niabella beijingensis and encodes:
- a CDS encoding nucleoside recognition domain-containing protein produces the protein MALSRIWSAFIIVAILVAAFKCFFLGETQLFSYMISGKASDPANPLKLDGVIETCWVAVEICLKLIGVLCLFMGFMSIAEKAGGIRFLSKIIGPFFSKIFPDVPKDHPAMGHMVMNFSANFLGLDNAATPFGLKAMESLQELNPNKDVASNAQIMFLCLHAAGFNLIPVSVIAIRAAQNASDPTDVFIPCMIVTFVGTLVALIIVSLRQKVNLFQPVILVWLLGISAVVVALVLYVSSLNATSIQSFSGMLSSGLILLVFILIILGGVYKKIDVFSAFIDGARGGFDTAIRIIPYILGVLVAVSMLRTSGTFDMVINGIKYVFHAMGADTRFVDALPTALIRPLSGGAARGMMVSTMTTFGPDSFASKLSGVFQGAADTTFYVVAVYFGAVGIKNTRYSIGTMLLADLAGVLTAIGISYLFFT